One stretch of Priestia megaterium DNA includes these proteins:
- a CDS encoding UDP-N-acetylmuramoyl-L-alanyl-D-glutamate--2,6-diaminopimelate ligase, with protein MDLRELLTHLHDFVQLPEQNIDITSIEMDSREVKPGALFICIDGYTVDGHSFAQMAVEKGAVAILAEKAVDVEVPVVRVKSTKRAMAVLADAFYNQPTQKMHLIGVTGTNGKTTITHLIEHIFKSQHKKTGLIGTIEIRIGDTSYDVKNTTPESLTLQKTFHQMVEENVEVAMMEVSSHALDLGRVHGCDFDVAVFSNLTQDHLDYHHTMEDYRRAKGLLFAQLGNAYNHNRPKFAVLNADDAATEEYIKNTAATVITYGIDRDSDIRATNIQITNSGTTFDLTTPTETVRVEMKLIGKFSVYNVLAATASCLVSGIPLSVIVEEIKVLEGVSGRFEVVDAEQDFTVIVDYAHTPDSLENVLKTVKEFAKRNIYVIVGCGGDRDRTKRPIMARIAAEYSTQAILTSDNPRSEDPLAILKDMEEGLDTGNYVTIADRAEAIRYAVEAAHEDDVIVIAGKGHETYQIIGKKVFDFDDREVARKMIEERK; from the coding sequence ATGGATTTACGAGAACTACTAACACATTTACATGATTTTGTTCAGCTTCCTGAACAGAATATTGATATTACGTCAATTGAAATGGATTCAAGAGAAGTTAAGCCCGGAGCATTGTTCATTTGTATAGACGGCTATACGGTTGATGGCCATAGCTTTGCACAGATGGCTGTGGAAAAAGGGGCAGTAGCAATCTTAGCAGAAAAGGCTGTGGATGTAGAAGTGCCTGTTGTACGCGTGAAGAGTACAAAGCGAGCAATGGCAGTGCTAGCGGATGCTTTCTACAATCAGCCCACACAAAAAATGCATTTAATTGGTGTAACAGGCACAAATGGAAAAACAACGATTACACATTTAATTGAGCATATCTTTAAATCACAGCATAAAAAGACGGGTCTAATTGGAACGATTGAAATTCGTATTGGTGATACGTCTTATGATGTAAAAAACACAACGCCTGAATCGCTGACGCTCCAAAAAACATTTCATCAAATGGTGGAGGAGAATGTAGAAGTAGCGATGATGGAAGTATCATCTCATGCACTTGACTTAGGACGCGTACACGGGTGCGACTTTGACGTGGCGGTATTTAGTAACTTAACGCAAGATCACCTGGACTATCATCATACAATGGAAGATTATCGTCGTGCGAAAGGGTTGCTATTTGCACAGTTAGGAAACGCTTATAACCATAATCGTCCTAAATTTGCTGTTCTTAATGCCGATGATGCGGCAACCGAGGAATATATTAAGAACACGGCTGCTACAGTGATTACCTATGGCATTGACCGTGACAGTGATATTCGTGCAACAAATATTCAAATTACAAACAGCGGCACAACGTTCGACTTGACAACACCAACAGAAACGGTTCGTGTAGAAATGAAGCTTATTGGGAAATTCAGCGTCTACAACGTGTTAGCGGCTACGGCTTCATGTTTAGTATCAGGTATTCCTCTGTCAGTTATTGTCGAGGAAATAAAAGTGTTAGAAGGCGTGTCTGGGCGTTTTGAAGTGGTTGATGCGGAGCAAGATTTTACGGTTATCGTTGATTATGCCCACACGCCGGACAGCTTAGAGAACGTGTTAAAAACTGTAAAAGAATTCGCAAAACGCAATATATATGTTATTGTTGGTTGTGGCGGAGATCGAGATCGTACAAAACGACCAATCATGGCTCGGATTGCAGCTGAATACAGTACACAAGCTATTTTGACATCTGATAATCCACGAAGTGAAGATCCATTGGCTATTTTAAAAGATATGGAAGAAGGTTTGGATACAGGTAACTATGTGACGATTGCTGATCGTGCAGAAGCTATTCGCTATGCAGTGGAAGCAGCGCATGAAGATGATGTTATTGTCATTGCTGGAAAAGGGCACGAGACCTATCAAATTATTGGTAAAAAAGTATTCGATTTTGACGATCGAGAAGTAGCACGCAAAATGATTGAGGAGCGAAAGTAG
- a CDS encoding stage V sporulation protein D codes for MRVSGVTVRKRLAIVLFVGFIVFLIIDTRLGYVQLLTGDTLTEKAKDLWSRNIPFEPERGKILDRNDVALATNKSAPTVLVMPRQVENPAVTAEKLAKVLGASKEKVYEQITKASSSVYLRPEGRKISHAKANEVRNLNLKGVYIAEDSKRYYPFGSYLSHVLGFAGVDNQGLTGLELYYDKELKGQKGSVKLYSDAKGKKMPNIADDYTAPVDGLDLRLTIDSRVQTIMERELDNAQTAYNPDGMIAIAMNPKNGEILGMSSRPGFDPTDFKNVKPEVYNRNLPIWSVYEPGSTFKIITLAAALEEKKVDLLKDQFYDDGAAEVGGARLRCWKKGGHGQQSFLEVVQNSCNPGFVELGERLGKEKLFKYIKEFGFGQKTGIDLQGEAKGILFPLDRVGPVEQATTAFGQGVAVTPIQQVAAVSAAVNGGTLYEPYIAKEWVDPTTGKVVSSHKPVAKRKVISEETSKQVRFALESVVAQGSGKGAFVEGYRVGGKTGTAQKAQNGKYLKNNHIVSFIGVAPADNPEIVVYVAVDNPKGTIQFGGVVAAPIVGKMIEDSLRVMEVKPRKGQIEKELTWLDTPMIKVPNVVGMSKKELQEQLLNLKLDVSGEGDKVVKQSPAAGTKVKEGETVRIYMGK; via the coding sequence ATGCGGGTATCAGGAGTCACAGTTCGTAAAAGGCTAGCCATTGTTTTGTTTGTCGGTTTTATTGTGTTTTTGATTATTGATACAAGGCTTGGATATGTACAGTTGCTGACTGGGGATACGCTAACTGAAAAAGCCAAAGACTTATGGAGTCGGAATATTCCGTTTGAACCTGAAAGAGGAAAGATACTAGATCGCAATGATGTGGCACTTGCTACAAATAAAAGTGCACCGACCGTTTTAGTTATGCCAAGACAAGTTGAAAATCCAGCTGTTACGGCTGAAAAGTTAGCAAAAGTGCTGGGAGCATCAAAAGAAAAAGTATATGAACAAATAACAAAAGCTTCTTCTAGCGTATATTTGCGTCCTGAAGGAAGAAAAATTTCACATGCGAAAGCAAATGAAGTGCGAAATTTAAATTTAAAAGGCGTATATATAGCTGAGGATTCGAAGCGGTACTATCCATTTGGGAGTTATTTGTCGCATGTATTAGGCTTTGCGGGAGTAGATAATCAAGGGTTAACAGGCCTTGAATTATATTATGATAAAGAGCTAAAAGGACAAAAAGGTTCAGTTAAATTGTATTCTGATGCTAAAGGTAAAAAGATGCCAAATATAGCCGATGACTACACAGCACCTGTGGACGGGCTGGATTTGAGATTGACCATTGATTCACGTGTGCAAACGATCATGGAGCGTGAGTTGGATAATGCTCAGACAGCTTATAATCCAGATGGTATGATTGCCATTGCTATGAATCCTAAAAACGGTGAAATTTTAGGTATGTCAAGTCGTCCGGGCTTTGATCCTACGGATTTTAAAAATGTGAAGCCTGAGGTGTATAATCGCAATCTTCCAATCTGGAGCGTATATGAGCCCGGATCAACGTTTAAGATTATTACACTGGCAGCTGCTCTTGAAGAAAAGAAAGTGGATTTACTAAAAGATCAATTTTACGATGATGGAGCCGCGGAAGTTGGAGGAGCGAGACTTCGCTGCTGGAAAAAAGGCGGACATGGACAGCAGTCTTTTTTAGAAGTTGTACAGAACTCATGTAACCCTGGTTTTGTGGAGCTTGGGGAACGTTTAGGAAAAGAGAAATTGTTCAAATACATTAAAGAATTTGGCTTTGGTCAAAAAACAGGTATTGATTTACAAGGGGAAGCAAAAGGAATTTTGTTCCCGCTTGATCGCGTAGGGCCGGTTGAACAAGCTACAACAGCTTTTGGGCAAGGGGTTGCTGTTACGCCTATTCAACAAGTAGCTGCTGTTTCCGCAGCCGTAAACGGTGGAACGCTTTATGAACCGTATATCGCAAAAGAGTGGGTGGATCCAACTACCGGAAAAGTTGTAAGCAGTCATAAGCCGGTTGCTAAGCGAAAAGTTATTTCCGAGGAAACGTCTAAGCAAGTGCGTTTTGCGCTTGAAAGTGTAGTAGCACAAGGAAGCGGAAAAGGAGCTTTTGTGGAAGGGTACCGCGTTGGAGGAAAGACGGGTACTGCGCAAAAAGCTCAAAATGGAAAGTATTTGAAAAATAATCACATCGTTTCTTTTATCGGTGTTGCACCAGCAGATAACCCTGAAATTGTCGTGTATGTTGCGGTTGATAATCCAAAAGGCACCATTCAGTTTGGTGGAGTTGTAGCAGCTCCGATTGTAGGTAAAATGATTGAAGACAGTTTGCGTGTGATGGAGGTTAAACCGCGTAAAGGACAAATTGAAAAAGAGTTAACATGGCTGGACACACCAATGATAAAAGTACCAAATGTCGTAGGAATGTCAAAAAAAGAGTTACAAGAACAGCTACTTAATTTAAAATTAGATGTGAGTGGCGAAGGAGATAAAGTGGTCAAGCAGTCTCCTGCAGCCGGAACGAAAGTTAAAGAAGGCGAAACGGTTAGAATTTATATGGGAAAATAA